Genomic segment of Panicum virgatum strain AP13 chromosome 9N, P.virgatum_v5, whole genome shotgun sequence:
CCTCAAACCTCTCCGGCCTGAACTCGGCCGGGTCCTCCCACGCCGCGGGGTCCCGGTGGATGGCGTACACGTTCACCAGCAGCATCGTGCCGCGGGGAACGTCGTAGCCGCCCACCTTGCAGTCCGCGGAGGACTCGTgcggcgccagcagcggcgccgccgggtaCAGGCGGAGCGTCTCGTGGATGATGCACTGGAGGTAGGGGAGGCGGGACAGGTCATCCGCGGTGACAAGGTGGGAGGTGCCCACGGCCGCGTCGATCTCGGCCTGCGCCTTCCTGAGCGCCTCAGGGTGGTTAAGCAGGAGCGACATGGCCCATTCTATCGTCGACGATGTGGTCTCCGTTCCGGCGCCAAATAGGTTCTTCACAGGAAAATAGAAGAGGAAAATGACAGTCAGTGGCTACTACTTTACTGACGCTGAAATGCTGATCACAAAATACAATTTTGCTTTATAATAATGGCCACTTTGTTTCAAGTGTTTAAGGGGAAAATGAGACTGATCCTCGTGATATGCATCGCACTCAATTTGGTTCAACAGGTTGATGATGACCATTCTCAACTGGAGTACGTTGTAGGTTTCTTACAATGGCCCTTTTTCTTCCCGAAATACATATGAGAGCTACGTatctttatattaaaaaaatatagagTTTTTCATACGAAGCGAGCACTCGTCATGAAACATGGATGTGTTTGGATCAAGAACTAGAGTTATTTTTAATCTAAAATAGCCCAAACTAGTCCAAAATCTCCAAACATGAGGACTAGTTCttggctatttgcaaatagcctaCCTCAAAAAACTATCCCACCCAAAAGGTGATTATTTAGGCTATTTCAGGTGGGGCCCACCATAGCAAGAGAGGTAATAGAGCTCCAGTAATTGGGAAAAAGTACTTTAAAAGCTAAATAGCTCTTGGATACAAACATGTCAAGGATTATTTTGTTAGAGGGCTATTTATTTAAGCTAATTAGCTCTAGCCCAAATAGCTATAGCTTTTGGATCCAAACACAGCCTATATTACACGCCTGAAACAACCCAACAAAACTAGCGTTGTACGTACAATCACTGAAAAGGGTTGATGATTTAATTAACCAATAAAATGGAGGTTTAGTAAGTGAGGTAGTGTAGAAGAAGCGCTCACCGCACAGAGCGCCATGATGGTGGTGTCAGTGTAGACCTCCGGCTCCGACTTCTGCAATTCGAGCAGCACGGCGATCATGCTCTTGTTCTCGCTCTCGCTGCCGTCGTCCATCCTCTGCCGCACCGCGTCGATGAGCCGCCTCAGGAACGCTTTCCTCCTGCTCACGCCGGCGAGGATCTTGTTCCTCACTCCGAAGACGTCGAACCACCGCAGCACCGGCAGGTAGTCCCACCGGTTGGCCGTGCCGATGTACGGGATGATCTGGTCGACGATCTGCTTGAACTCGTGCGCCTCTGGCGACATGTCCGTGTCAGCGTTCGCCTCGGTGTGGGACGTCTTGGTCCGCGCGATGGTCTCCATGAGGACGCTGTAGGAGAGCTCGAACAGCCTGCGCTTCAGCTGGACGCGCGCTGTGCCGcctggggccgcggcggcggcgtcgttcATCCTCCGCACCATGGCGCGCACCTCGGCGGAGATGGTGGGGGTCATGCAGGTGACGCGGTGCGCGGAGAGGAGCTGGACGGTGGCGACGCGGCGGAGGTTGCGCCAGTACGGCCCGTAGCTGGCCCTTGACAGCTGCAGGGCGCCGTCGAAGGACAGGAGCCGCGTCGACGGGAAGCACGGGCGGTTGGCGAAGGTCACGTCGTGCTCCGTGAGGCACTCTCTGGCGCACTCGGGCGAGGATACCACCACGGCGCGGCGGGAGCCCATGCGCAGGGAGAACACCGGGCCGTGGCGCGCCGCGAGGGGGATCAGCGCCGCGTGGAACGGCGTCTtgacgaggtggaggtggccgagGAACGGGACGGCCAGAGGGCTCGGCGGCAGCTGCTGCGCGCCCTTGCccttgccaccgccgccgcccaagagGTAGTGgagcaagaagaggaaggcgacGGAGAGGACCGCGATGTACGCCTCCATGGATGCCCGGGCCTCAGGGGGGGTGATCAGGCTGAGGCTCAGGCGATGGCTTAGGTCTCTGAGCGATTGCTGATTGCAAATTTGCAACTTGCTATTTGTATCCTATGGCTCCATCCTTTATGGTGACTGGCGCATAGTATATGGAGCCTGTGTGTAGTGTAGTAAATTAGAATCAacgcgcggcgttgccgcgcttCAGCCTTTGATTGGCCAGCATGCTGTCGATAGTAATaaaattaaatttggattgCTAGAAAATATTAAGAAAGAAATATTCCATAATCTGGTACAATTTGCCCCTCTGTCCACTCTCTCATCTCCTGTATAGCTCGTACCAGGCATTTCTGTTGGTTGACCACAACAGAATATACTCTGAAAATCctatgataaaaaaataaaaaagggtaGATGGCAATATTGGATGAACAACAACGCTAGATTATGATATTTACATAATGGAGCCCATGAAGAATGAGATCATGCCATTGACAATCGGCCATCCTTGCAGCTTGTTACTTGAACGTGTAATATGATCATCAGTTTCTTCCAGAAGTTTTGCTGATGGAAGCTGGATAATGACCTGGTAAGACTGGAACATTGATATACAATCAAGTAAGCAAGATTTGGGGATTTTTTACTATCGCCTTTGTGATTGCAAGACGCACTACTAGTGCTAGCTAGTTTCAGTAAGCCTTTGCCTTTTGGAGGAAAGCAAAGCAGGTAAGTAATGTAAGTAGCACTAAGTCATTCAGATGTATGTGTACTTGAAATAAGTATTAAAGAGGAAATGAGTTATtacctttattttcctttttctctcatTGTGTCTCATTGACTTTGTTGATTTCTGATATTTGGgatcagcaaaagaaaaaaaaaacaatgtagCAGTTCATATTCTCCAAATATAGGCCCCGAGCATTAAAGAGTAGCAACAGCTATGCAAGTGATTTGTAACAATAGCGAATATGTATAGTTCTTTTTTTTACAAAGTTTTATTGGATGTTCAGTTAATGTGTAACATATGAGAGGTAAAATAATGATGTTGATAGATGCATCAACAGAAATGGATTCACAATCTAAATAAATGGTTTAGGACTGCAGTCACCAAGTCATTTAAAATTTCATCATTTCTGAAAGGGCATATGAAAAGTAATTTCTCCTGTCACTTTCTAGAACTGTTGGTACACCATTTTCAGATAAGAACTCAATTGAGTCAGGATTATTGGATGAAACAAAATGTAATCCCCAAGTCATCTGATTCAGAATTATTGAATAAAACAAAGTGTAGTTCACAACTTGTATTCTTAAATTTAGAGTACAAGCAGATAAATGAACATTGGAAGATGAAGTATGCCCAATTCATTTCTCAGTTGTACACCTCAGAAAggcttattttatttttcacccCTACACTTTAAAAAGGCTGATTTAAATATGTATAGGAGGTGACCTTAAACATCTCTACAGAGGATAGCAGCTCAGTGGCGCCCAGAAATATATGACAAATGACTTATTTAGAACCTAGCATATACGGAAAGCAATAAGGAAAGTTCAGAgatagggggtgtttagttggtgaaaagtttgggtttggatactgtagcacatttcgttgttatttgacaattaatgtccaattatgaattaattagcatcattagattcatctcgtaggaatcagttagactatgtaattagttattttttccaactatatttaatgctccatgcatgtgtccgaaaattcgatgtgacgagtacTGGACAaacttttttggaaactaaacgcagccatagtttgaatttgaataggTCCTTGTCATAAATCATGATGTGATTTGTGCCAAGTAATCCATTGGATGTTCTGATTTATACTGATTTGATAAGATGCCACAAAAAATTGAAGGTAGTAAAATAAATTTCCTATTACGACTTATGATAACAACATGGGGGTTTATTTTGAACCATCCGAAGGTATGCTTATTTACTATAACTAACAGAGATGCCAAATGTTGTCTAATTATTAATGGGGGACAAAACTGAATGTCTATTCAGAATTGGCATGTTTCTGTGACTATCTTCTAAGTGATTGTGTTTTTACGTTCAAGCAGAGTTACACAAAGCATTGAGCTATTGTATAAAGATGCAATCTCAGAACTATACGCCTGCCAAACAAATATCCTGCTGGTCCTAAATTGAATCAAGGGAAAGCTTGGGGCGGCGGCAGATGCGGCGCGCTGCCCTACGCAGGAGGCGTGGCGGCGGGAGGAGAGAGGGCCGCCGGGAGTAGAGAGGGAGGTAGGTTGGAGTGAGGGTTGATTTCAATAAAACATAAGGgctgttttgcaaataaacatgAGAGAGGaggatggactgcgggttgatttcgttAAAGCTGAAGGGTTTTTCTAAAAAACAATAGAAACATGAACGATCTGAATCATCCGCCCGGCCGATCCGACGGCTGGGAATAGCCGACGACGTGGCCACGCTTCCCGGCCTGCTTTTGGATCTAGGTTTCGTGTTTGGAGATTAAGCTTAGCCGTAATAGGATGCAACCCGCCCCATACCCAACCCCACTCAAAATCAATATACTTATATGCCCAACCCCACCCTACCCAAAtaattaatttctcaactcaCTAACCCACCCCATTAGAAGTGTGTAACCCATAAAACCCACGGGTCCTTCTACATATTTCAGAATTTGCATAGGACACAAAAGGACCTTTCATACAAGCAAGGCATTACAAAGGTGCTTCCAGTTTTGGTTTCCAGTGCTAGTCCAACATAGTGCACACTTCATTTGGCTGCAAATAATATGCTTAACAGGTTTTCCTACTTAGTT
This window contains:
- the LOC120690028 gene encoding cytochrome P450 81Q32-like — protein: MEAYIAVLSVAFLFLLHYLLGGGGGKGKGAQQLPPSPLAVPFLGHLHLVKTPFHAALIPLAARHGPVFSLRMGSRRAVVVSSPECARECLTEHDVTFANRPCFPSTRLLSFDGALQLSRASYGPYWRNLRRVATVQLLSAHRVTCMTPTISAEVRAMVRRMNDAAAAAPGGTARVQLKRRLFELSYSVLMETIARTKTSHTEANADTDMSPEAHEFKQIVDQIIPYIGTANRWDYLPVLRWFDVFGVRNKILAGVSRRKAFLRRLIDAVRQRMDDGSESENKSMIAVLLELQKSEPEVYTDTTIMALCANLFGAGTETTSSTIEWAMSLLLNHPEALRKAQAEIDAAVGTSHLVTADDLSRLPYLQCIIHETLRLYPAAPLLAPHESSADCKVGGYDVPRGTMLLVNVYAIHRDPAAWEDPAEFRPERFEGGGAEGRLLMPFGMGRRKCPGEALALRTVGLVLGTLIQCFDWGRADAVEVDMAEGGGVTLGRAVPLEAMCRPRTAMRHALQEL